Genomic window (Microbacterium oxydans):
GCATCCGGACCGTCCACGACCGCGGCCACGAACTGCTCGATCGCACGGCGGGTGGCGGTGTCGCGCCAGGAGGAGAGGGAAACGTCGTCGGCCATATCGGGTCCTTCTGTCTCGATCGCGAGTCCGGCGGGGAAGCTTCAGCCTGGCATCGTCGGCGGGTTCCCTCGCGCGTCGATCACCCCGGCCGGGTGAGGCGTTTTCGCTCTTCTTCGAGCCGTCTCGGTTTGACGGGAATACCCCTGGAGGGTATAGGGTTAACCCGAAGGAGTACCCCACCTGGGTATGTTGGTTGTGGAGAGAGGAAACGTCATGAGCACGAGCGAGTACCAGGTCACCGGAATGAGCTGCGGCCACTGCGAGGTCGCGATCCGCGGCGAGGTCGGCCAGATCCCCGGCGTCGACTCGATCGACGTCAGCGCCCAGACCGGTCGGCTCGTCGTGACGAGCACCGAGCCGGTCGACGACGCGGCGATACTCGCGGCCGTCGACGAGGCCGGATACCAGGCGGTACGAGCCTGATGAACACCGCTGGCCGTCTCGGCCTCTACGGCGCGGGACTCGTGGTGGTGTTCGGCGTCGCCTTCGCGGCGGCCGGCGCCCTCGTCCCGGACAGCGCCGTGGCGTCCTGGACGGAGCGCGGCGCGGCGGGGCACGAGCAGAAGTCCGCCGAGGAAGCGGCACAGAACGCAGGACCAGGGGAAGAAGAGGGAACAGACGTGAGCGGAGTCACCATCGCGGCATCCGGGTACATCCTCGGAGCCGTCAGCGCGCCGGGGGAGCCGGGCCTCGCGGGCGACCTGTCCTTCGAGATCCGGGACGCCGCCGGTGAGCCCGTCACCGCCTACGAGACGGCGCACGGCAAGCAGCTGCACCTGATCGTCGTCCGCAACGACGGCAGCCGATACCGGCACGTGCACCCCGAGCTGGACGCGAAGACGGGCACCTGGTCGCTGCCGTGGACCTGGGATGCCGCCGGCACCTATCGGGTGTACGCGGACTTCACGGCGGAGGGCGGTTCGGGGACCACGCTCTCGCGGACGGTCGACGTCGCCGGAGCGTTCGCACCGGAGCCGCCGGTCGGAACGCAGACCCGCGCGACGGTCGACGGCTTCGATGTGACCATCAGGGGCGACTTGGTCGCCGGCACCGGAAGCGAGCTGACCGTCGAGGTCGCTCGTGGCGGAGAGCCGGTCACCACGCTGGAGCCGTATCTGGGCGCGTTCGGACACCTCGTGGCCCTGCGTGAGGGAGACCTCGCCTACCTGCACGTGCACGCCCATGGCGAGGAACCCGAAGCGGGAGACCTGGCCGGTCCCGAGGTGGTCTTCACCGCGCAGGCGCCGACAGCCGGGCGATACCTGCTCTACCTCGACTTCCAGGTCGACGGGAAGGTCCACACCGCGCCGTTCGTGCTGGACGCCACGGCATCCGCAGAGCACGCGTCGACCGATTCGGGCGACGACGACCACGGCGGGCACTGACCCCGCCCCGCAGCACTCCCGCCGCGTCCTCGGACACGGACGGCAAGGATCGAGGAGATCATCATGACGGACACGCAGTCCGCGGCCGGGGCCGCCAGCGTGGAGCTGGAGATCGGCGGCATGACGTGCGCATCGTGCGCGATGCGGATCGAGAAGAAGCTCAACCGGATCGACGGGGTCGTCGCGACCGTGAACTACGCGACGGAGAAGGCCAAGGTGACCGCGCCCGTCGGGTTCGACCCGGCGCTGCTCATCGCCGAGGTCGAGAAGACCGGGTACACCGCAGCGCTTCCCGCTCCCGAGCGGAAGGCCGGGCCGGAGGAGGCGGACGACGCACCCGACGCCGAGCTGACGAGCCTGAAGCACCGCCTCATCGCCTCGATCGTGCTGACCGTCCCGGTCATCGCGATGGCCATGATCCCGGCGCTGCAGTTCACGTTCTGGCAGTGGCTCTCGCTCGCGCTGGCCGGACCCGTCATCGTGTGGGCGGCTTGGCCGTTCCACAAGGCGGCCTGGACGAACCTCCGCCACGGCACCGCGACCATGGACACCCTCATCTCGATGGGGACCATCGCCGCGCTGCTGTGGTCGCTCTACGCCCTGTTCCTCGGCACCGCCGGTGTTCCCGGCATGACGCACCCGTTCGAGCTGACGGTGGCGCCGAGCGACGGCGCGGCCAACATCTACCTCGAGGTGGGCGCGGGTGTGACCATGTTCATCCTCGCCGGCCGGTACTTCGAGAAGCGCTCCAAGCGACAGGCGGGGGCCGCGCTCCGCGCCCTGCTGGAGCTCGGTGCGAAGGAGGTCGCGGTGATCCGCGGCGGCGTCGAGACGCGCATCCCCACCGCGGAGCTCCAGGTCGGCGATGAGTTCATCGTCCGCCCCGGCGAGAAGATCGCCACGGACGGGATCATCGTCTCGGGGACCTCGGCCGTCGATGCGTCGATGCTGACCGGGGAGTCCGTTCCCGTCGAGGTCGGCGAGGGTGATGCGGTGACCGGCGCGACCGTGAACGCCGGCGGCCGACTGGTTGTCCGAGCCACCCGTGTCGGCTCCGACACGCAGCTCGCGCAGATGGCGCGACTCGTGGAGGACGCGCAGACCGGGAAGGCCGAGGTGCAGCGCCTCGCCGATCGCGTGTCGGGGATCTTCGTCCCCATCGTCATCGCGGTCGCGCTCGGCACCCTCGGCGCCTGGCTCGGTGCCGGATTCCCCGCTTCCGCGGCGTTCACCGCCGCCGTCGCGGTGCTGATCATCGCCTGCCCGTGCGCCCTCGGTCTGGCCACCCCCACCGCCCTGCTGGTCGGCACGGGTCGCGGCGCCCAGATGGGCATCCTCATCAAGGGACCGGAGGTCCTCGAGTCGACCCGCAAGGTCGACACGGTCGTGCTCGACAAGACCGGGACCGTCACGAGCGGCAAGATGACCCTGACCGACGTGTTCACGGCGGACGGGGTGGACCGCACCGACCTGCTGCGGCTCGCCGGAGCCGTGGAAGACGCCTCGGAGCACCCCATCGCCCAGGCGATCGCCAAGGCCGCGACGCAGGAGGTCGGCGCACTGCCGGCGCCGGAGGACTTCGCCAACATCGAGGGCCAGGGTGTGCAGGGCGTCGTCGAGGGGCACGCGGTGCTCGTCGGGCGCGACTCCCTGCTCGCGGACTGGTCGCAGCACCTCCCCGCCGCGCTGTCGGCGGCGAAGTCCGAGGCGGAGCGTCAGGGCAAGACCGCGATCGCGGTGGGCTGGGACGGCGAGGCGCGTGGCGTGCTCGTCGTCGCGGACACGGTGAAGCCGAGCAGCGCCCAGGCCATCACGCAGCTCAAGGCGTTGGGACTCACGCCCATCCTCCTCACCGGCGACAACCGGGCGGTCGCCGAGCAGATCGCGGCAGAGGTCGGCATCACCGAGGTCATCGCCGAGGTGCTCCCGAAGGAGAAGGTCGACGTCATCACCCGGCTCCAGAGCGAGGGCAAGGTCGTCGCGATGGTCGGCGACGGTGTGAACGACGCGGCCGCCCTCGCACAGGCCGATCTGGGACTCGCGATGGGGACCGGCACCGACGTCGCGATCGAGGCGAGCGACATCACGCTCGTGCGGGGCGACCTCCGGAGCGCGGCGGATGCGATCCGTCTCTCCCGGAAGACGCTCGGCACGATCAAGGGCAACCTGTTCTGGGCGTTCGCGTACAACGTCGCGGCCATCCCGCTCGCGGCCCTCGGGCTGCTCAACCCCATGCTCGCCGGCGCGGCGATGGCGTTCTCCAGCGTCTTCGTCGTCGGCAACAGCCTCCGCCTGCGGTCCTTCCGGAGCCAGGCGGCGGATCCCTCTCCCACGGAGACCGCTGCACCGCGCGAGCGCACGGTGTCGCCGGCATCCGCAGGAACCCACTGAAATCCGAAAGAGGAGCACCATGTCCGATTCCCCCGCAGGTTCCTGCTGCAGCGTCAACAGCACCGCCGCCGTCTCGGCCGACGGCCGCAAGGATCTGCTCGCCCCGCCGGCGGGTGGCATGGCGGAGTGCCCGGTGATGGTCGGCAGCGCCGTGGTCATCGCGGATGCCGAGGCCGCCGGGCTCTACCGCGACTACGAAGGCACCCGCTACTACTTCTGCTGCGCAGGATGCGGACCGGCGTTCGACGCCGACCCCGCGAAGTACGCCGCCGCAGCCTGACCGCTGCACCCGTGCGGGGCTCGCCAACCGGCGCCCCCGCACGGAGAATCTTCCGAGGAGGACGAGTCATGAGCACCCCGCACGAGGACCACACCCCGCACGCGGACCACGCGCCGCACGGCACCACGCCGCCGCCCGTCGCCGCCGCGGACGTGCCGACGGCGCACGACGCGCATGCCGGTCACGACATGCATACCGGTCACGACATGCACGGCGGTCACGGCGGGCACGGGGCGCATGCCGGTCACGAGGCGCAGGGCGGACACGACGCGCACGCGGGGCATGGCGGTCATGGTGGTCATGGCGACCACGTCGGCCAGTTCCGGCGCCTGTTCTGGATCATGCTGGTCCTGGCTGTCCCGACCGTCGCCCTCTCCGGCATGTTCGCGATGATCCTCGGCTATCCGCTCCCCGACATCCCCGGACTGGTGTGGGTGTCTCCGGTCCTCGGCACCGTCATGTACGTCTGGGGTGGGAAGCCCTTCCTGGTCGGTGCGGTCAGCGAGATCCGCGCTCGCCGGCCCGGGATGATGCTGCTCATCGGCCTGGCCATCACGGTCGCCTTCCTGGCATCGTGGGGTGCGAGCCTCGGCATCCTGCACCACGAGCTCGACTTCTGGTGGGAGCTGGCGCTCCTCATCGTGATCATGCTGCTCGGCCACTGGATCGAGATGCGCTCACTCGCGCAGACCACCTCGGCGCTCGACTCGCTGGCTGCGTTGCTGCCGGACGAGGCCGAGCGGGTGGAGGACGGACAGGTCGTCGTGGTCTCGCCGTCCGACCTCGCCGTGGGCGACATCGTGGTGGTGCGTCCTGGAGGCAGCATCCCGGCGGACGGGCGCATCGTCGACGGACGCGCGTCCATGGACGAGTCGATGGTCACGGGCGAGTCCCGCACGGTCGCGCGCGGCCTCGGGGACCAGGTCACGGCCGGTACGGTCGCCACCGACTCGGGACTCCGCGTGGAGATCACCGCGACCGGGGACGACACCACTCTCGCCGGCATCCAGCGTCTGGTGACCGAGGCGCAGAGCTCCTCGTCCCGTGCGCAGCGCCTCGCGGACACCGCCGCGGGCTGGCTGTTCTGGTTCGCGCTGGGCTCCGCGGCGATCACCGCGATCGTCTGGACGCTCGTCGGGTTCCCGGACGCCGCCGTCATCCGCACGATCACCGTCCTCGTGATCGCGTGCCCGCACGCCCTCGGGCTGGCCATCCCGCTCGTGGTCTCCATCGCGACCGAGCGTGCCGCGCGTGGCGGCGTCCTCGTCAAGGACCGCCTGGCGCTGGAGAGCATGCGCACGGTCGACACCGTGCTGTTCGACAAGACCGGAACGCTCACGAGGGGCGAGCCGGTCGTGTCCGAGGTCTCGGTCGCGGGGGAGCAGGACGCCGATCTGGTCCTGGCGCTCGCCGCCGCGGCGGAGGCCGACAGCGAGCATCCGCTCGCGAAGGCCATCGTCCGGGCCGCCGCGGAGAAGCGACTGACGGTGCCCGGGGGCCGCGACTTCACGTCGTCGCCGGCCGTCGGCGTCACCGCCACGGTCGAGGGCACGACCGTCCGCGTCGGTGGTCCGCACCTGCTGTCGGAGGAGCACGCGGATGAGCTCGCGGTCGCCGAGCAGTGGCGCGAGGACGGGGCGATCATCCTCCATGTCGTGCAGGACGGACGCGTGATCGGGGCGCTCAAGCTCGCGGACGAGGTGCGACCGGAGTCCCGGGAGGCTGTCGATGCGCTGCATGCGCTCGGGGTGCAGGTGGTCATGATCACGGGCGACGCCGAGGCGGTCGCGCAGACCGTCGCCGCGGATCTCGGCATCGACCGGGTCTTCGCCGGCGTGCGCCCGGAGGACAAGGCCGCGAAGGTGCAGGAGCTGCAGCATGAGGGGCGCAAGGTCGCGATGGTGGGCGACGGCGTCAACGACGCCCCTGCGCTCGCTCAGGCCGACGTGGGTCTCGCCATCGGCGCGGGCACCGATGTGGCGATCGCGTCCGCCGGAGTCATCCTCGCCGGCGACGACCCGCGCTCGGTGCTCTCCGTGATCGAGCTGTCGCGCGCCGCATACCGGAAGATGAAACAGAACCTCTGGTGGGCGGCCGGGTACAACCTGCTCTCCGTGCCGCTGGCGGCGGGCGTGCTGGCGCCGATCGGCTTCGTGCTGCCGATGTCCGTCGGCGCGGTGCTGATGTCGTTGTCGACCATCGTCGTCGCGCTCAACGCGCAGCTGCTGCGTCGCCTCGACCTGCGGCCCGAGGTCACCACCCGCGCCATCCTCGACCGCTGATCACACGAAGAGGGCCCCGTCCGTGCGGACGGGGCCCTCTTCGTGTCGCGATCTACTGGTGTCGCAGCGCGGCGTTCAGGTGCTCTTCGGGATCGACCAGGTGGTTGTGGTCGTCCGTGCCGAGCGCGACCTCCGCCCAGGAGATCGTTCCGGTGAACCTGCCACCCCACTCCTTGTAGCCCTCGTAGGCGGGCATGCCGGTGTCCTCACCGGTGTCCATGCCCTCGTCGAACGAGAAGTACAGCGGGTGGGTGTGCTCCACGCGCCCCGTGCCCGCCGCGGTGCCGTCGATGAACAGCGAGACGTCGCCGCCCTTCCCGATCCCGCCGCCGTCGTAGGCGAACTCCACGCGGACGAGGTGCTCACCGCTGCCGATCGGGTTGTCGGAGATCACCGTCGTGCGGACCAGCCCGCAGTAGTTGTAGTGGTATCCGAGCTTTCCGTCCTCCGCGAAGAAGGACCAGCCTCCGGTGCGCCCGCCCTGCGCGACGAGTGCGCCCTCCAGCGAGCCGTCCGCCGGGACCGTGATCTGCGCGGTCACCGAGTAGGAGCGGTTCTTCACGTTCAGCGCGACGTTCTCGCCGAGTCGGATCATCCCGGGGTACAGCCGCAGCGAGTCGCCCGTGACGAGGGTCGGCCGCCCGGCGATCGCGGGGTTCATCCGTTCGGCCGCGCGGTCGTCGAGGGGGAACACGTTGTGCCGTGCCGCCTCGATCAGGAACATCTGCTGCATCTCCGCCAGCTTCTCGGGATGCTCCGCGGCCAGGTTGTTCGACTGCGTCCAGTCGACCGAGGTGTCGTACAGCTCCCACACGTCGGCGGAGAAGTCCGGCGCCTTCGAGACGACATCCCACGGTGTACGGTGCTTCGTCTGCGCCGTCCAGCCCTTGTGGTAGATCCCGCGGTTGCCCATGAGCTCGAAGTACTGGGTGACGTGCCGCTCGTCCGCGTCCGGCGCGTTGAAGCTGTACGCCATCGAGACACCGTGCATGGGGATCTGGGTGACCCCGTTCACGGTGTGCGGTTCGGCGAGTCCCGCCACGTCGAGGATCGTCGGGGCGATGTCGATCACGTGGTGCCACTGATGCCGCACGTCGCCGGCGCCGTCGATGACGCTCGGCCAGTGCACGATCGTGCCGTTGCGGGTGCCGCCGTAGTGCGACGCCACCTGCTTCGTCCACTGGTAGGGCGTGCACATCGCATGCGCCCAGGCCACCGAGTAGTGGTTGTAGGCCTCGGGGCCGCCGACCTTGTCGAGGTGCTCGTTCCAGAACTCGACGGTCTCGAACTGGCCGCCGCCGTTGGACGCGGTCGTCAGCATGTAGGCGCCGTTGATGCCGCCCTCCGCGCTCGCCCCGTTGTCGCCGATGATGTAGTACACCAGGGTGTCGTCGAGGATGCCCTGCTCCTCGAGTGCATCGATGACCCGGCCGGTGTGGAAGTCGGCGTACTCCAGGAAGGCCGCATAGACCTCCATCTGGTGCGCGAGGATCGGCTTCTGCTCGTCCGGCACGTCGTCCCAGGCGGGGAGCCCCTCCGGGCGCTCGGTGAGCGTCGAGTCGGGCGCGATCACGCCGAGTTCGATCTGGCGGGCGAACGTCTGCTCGCGCTGCGCATCCCATCCGTGGTCGAAGGCGCCCTTGTACTTCGCGATCCAGTCCTTCGGAACGTGGTGCGGGGCGTGCGTCGCTCCGGGGGCGAAGTAGATGAAGAACGGCTTGTCCGGGGTCAGGCTCTTCTGCTGGCGGACGTAGTCGATGGTCTTGTCCGCCAGGTCGGGCATGAGGTGGTAGCCCTCGTCCGTCGGCGGCTCGACAGCGGTGACGCCGTCGACGAGAGCCGGCGTCCACTGGTTGGTCTCCCCGCCGATGAAGCCGTAGAAGCGCTCGAAGCCCGAGAAGGCGGGCCAGTGGTCGAACGGCCCCGTCGGCCCGGTCTCCCACACGGGCACCTCGTGGCACTTGCCGAACTGCGCGGTGTTGTAGCCGTTCTGCCGCAGGATCTCCGGCAGCGGAACAGCGGAGTTCGGCCGCGTGGAGCGGTAGCCGGGGGAGGGCGTCGCGGTCTCGGTGATGTGCCCCATGCCGACGGCGTGGTGGTTGCGACCGGAGAGCAGCGCCGCGCGGGTGGGGGAGCACAGCGCGGTGGTGTGGAACCGGGTGTACTTCAACCCGGTGTTCGCGAGCCGTTCCGCCGTGGGCGTGTGGATCGGCCCGCCGAACGCGCTGGAGGCGCCGAAGCCGACGTCGTCCAGGAGGATCACGAGCACGTTCGGGGCGGTCTTCGGCGGGCGCTTCGCGACGAGGGGAGGGAAGTCGGCTTCCGACTTCTTCGCGTCGAAGACGACCGGTCCCTGATACTCGCGGTCAGGAAGGGGCAGGATCGATCCGGGCAGTTCCGCGGTCATGGCAGTTCCTTACTTCTCGTTCGTGGGGGAGGAGGAAGTGGATGCCGGGCGCCGCCGGGCGAACGACGTCGCTGCGGCGTCCGGCATCCGACTTCGTCGACTACTGCGCGCCGCCGAGATCGTGGATGAGGGCCTTCTCGTCCTCGGCCGAGAGCGACGTCTGCACGACCGTGCCGTCGAACGGGGCCAGGGCCGCCGCGAACTTGTCCTCCGTGAGCTTGGTCGCGTACACGACGACGGCGGACTTCCCCGCGGAGACGGTGCTCTTTACCCGGTCGCGGAACTCGGCGTCGATGCCGGATTTGTCGAGCCCCGCGAACAGCGCTCCGAACACGCCGCCGAAGAGCAGCCCGGCGATCGGCACGAAGAAGAGGAGGCCGATGAGGACGCCGAAGAGCGCTCCGCCCGCGGCGCCGACGCCGATGTTCCCGGCGGCGCCGGGGTACTCGACCTTCGTCTTGCCCTTCTCATCGACCTTCACGAGCGCGAGGCCGGCGAGTTCGACGACCAGGTCGTTCTGGAGGGACAGGATCTCGTCGTAGGCGCCTTCCGCCTGCGGCTCGGTGTCGAAGGAGATGACGATCAGTTCGGCCATGGATGTGCTCCCTTTCTCCGGGCCGAGTCGACCGCCCTCAGCCGTTGACGACGAGAGACCACTCCTCGGCGACCCCCCGCTTTCGGGTCATGCTACCCACGGCGCTCCCCGGAATCGCGGGCGTCACCCGGAATTCACCCGGGGGACCTTCCGACTTCGCTTCCGGTCCCGCGACTCAGGAGATGTACCGATCGCGGGCCGCGAGCATGCCGACGACAAGACTGACCGCCTGCAGCCCCACGAGGATCAGCAGTGGGGTCGTCCAGGAACCCGTCGCCTCGGAGATCGCACCGAACAGGAGAGGGGCGCCGGCGGCGAGCAGGTACCCGACGGACTGCGCCATGCCCGAGAGGGCCGCGGCCTGGGCGTGTGCGCGGGTGCGGAGTCCGAACATCGCCAGGGCGATGACGATCGAGCCGCCGATCGACACCCCGAGGAACGCGTTCCAGAGGATCGTGAGGTCGGGAAGGGCGAGCTGCCCGACCACGGCGACGATCGAGAGGGGCACGAACATCGCGACCGCCCCGATCTGGCTCTTCCGCATCCGCGGCAGGATGGCCGCGGCGAGGAGGCTGCCGCCGATCGAGAACACCTGCATGATCCCCTGGTGTGCGCCCGCGACGGCCGGGGTCGCACCGTGGGTCTCCTCGATGGAGGGCCACCAGGTCAGGACCGTGTAGAAGAACGTGGAGCCGAGGCCCATGAAGACGGTGACCTGCCAGCCGAGAGCGCTCGACCACGGTGACCGCCCTCCGCCGGGGTGGGCGTCGAGGGCGGCGGAGTGGTCGTGGCGGGGGAGCGTGCGTCGCGCGATCTGGGGCAGGAAGACACCGAGGGCGACGAGGGCGACTCCGGCCCACATGCCGAAGGCGAGTCGCCACCCCAGATCGGTGAACCCGGCGACCGGGACCGCGACGGCGGAGGCGGTCGCCGCCACCAGGGCGGACAGCGCCGAGAATAGTCCGGTGAGCTTGCTCACCTCGGCGGGGAAGTCGCGCTTGAGCAGGGCGGGGAGCAGCACGTTCATGGTCGCGATCGCGATGCCGAGCAGCGCGGTCCCGGCCCAGAGCCAGGGCAGACCGGGGATCGACCGGATCACCAGTCCGGTGGCGAGCACCCCGAGCGCAGACGCGAGCGTGCGCTCCATGCCCAGCCGTGCGGCGATCGGAGCCACGAGCGGCGAGAACACCGCGAAGCACAGCAGCGGGAGGGCGATCAGGGCCGAGGCTTCGACGGCGCTGAACCCCAGATCCTGCTGCACCTCGCCGAGCAGCGGGCCGACGACAGTGATCCCGGCTCGGAGGTTGGCCGCGATGAACATGATGCCGGTGACCACGAGTCCTCGGCGCACGGCGCGGGTCGCCGTCGAGGTCGGCACGGGGGCGGTGGCGGAGTGAGCCATGGGGTCCTTGTCTGAGGGATCGTGTGGGAGGCAGCGTCGACATCGGTCCCTCCCGTGCAGGCGGGAGACCGATGGAGGCGGAACCGGGTCAGGAGTGCCGGGTCTCCAGGAGGAGGCGGCGCCCGTGGGCGATCAGCCGGGTGACGGCGGCGCGTGCCGCCTCCGGGTCGTGGTCGCGGATGGCGGCGAGGAGCGCGCGATGGGGGTCGTCGTCGAGCCAGGGGCCGATGAAACCCTCGCGCGCTTCGAGCGGCGTGGCGGCTTCGGGTACCGCCATCGCGTCGAACCGGTCGAGGTTGCGGTACAGATCCGCCATCAGCGGGTTGCCGCTCGCGTGGAACATCTCCAGATGGAACTCCAGGTCCCGTTCGATGGCCTCGTCCACGTCCGACGCCGTGTCGCGGGCGTCCAGTGCGCGCTGCATGCGCTCGACGTCCTCGGGGACTGCACGCTCGGCGGCGAGGCCCGCGGCGTACAGCTCGAGGGCTTCCCGCGCCTCGAAGACCTGCCGGATGTTCTCGGCTCCCGCGCGTCGCTGCAGTGCAACCTCCAGTTCCGAGGCGGCGCTCACGTAGGTGCCGTCTCCGGGACGAGCTTCGAGCATGCCGCTGTGCACGAGCCCGCGGATCGCTTCGCGGACCGTGTTCCGGCTGGCACCCAGCAGATCGACGAGCTCATGCTCGCCGGGGATCCTCGTCCCCACGGGCCAGCTGCCGCCGGTGATCTGCTCGCGCAGCTGCGCGGCGATCTGCACGGACAGGGGCACGTTCCGGCCGGTGGGAACGAGGGGAGACGTCGTCATGGCGTTAACTGTAGGACATTTGGATATATGCGGCAAGGTGACGGGTGAGCGTCGCCTTGCCACACAGCTCACCGCTGCGGAGTGAGGATGTCGCGGATCACCTCGGGGAGTTCGTCGAACGATGACAGCACCGCCCGGGCGCCGGCGTCGACGAGTGCTGCGGCATCGGTGTAGCCGCGATCGACGGCGAGGGGGATGAAGCCCGCAGCCACGGCACAACGCATGTCATAGACGGTGTCACCCACGTAGTACGCGGCGCGCTCGGCGCCGCGCCGGGCGCGCAGCACCTCGAGCTTGTCCGACGCGGGGGCGTCGACCGAATCCCAGAGACCGCCGAGGCGGAGAGCGGCCATATCGGACCGCACGGCTGCTTCGGAGGCAGCGGAGACGACCCCGAGGCGCATTCCGTCGGCCCGCAGCCGATGCAACGCTGCCGCGCCGTCGCGGGCGAGCGTGGGTGCAGCTGCGATCGACGTGTTCCAGTCGATCTCCGCGCTCGCCGTGTCCTCCACACCGAGACGACGGAACATGTCGGCCATCGGTAAG
Coding sequences:
- a CDS encoding FadR/GntR family transcriptional regulator; protein product: MTTSPLVPTGRNVPLSVQIAAQLREQITGGSWPVGTRIPGEHELVDLLGASRNTVREAIRGLVHSGMLEARPGDGTYVSAASELEVALQRRAGAENIRQVFEAREALELYAAGLAAERAVPEDVERMQRALDARDTASDVDEAIERDLEFHLEMFHASGNPLMADLYRNLDRFDAMAVPEAATPLEAREGFIGPWLDDDPHRALLAAIRDHDPEAARAAVTRLIAHGRRLLLETRHS
- a CDS encoding HAD family hydrolase, which produces MLSGPSTTVLFDWNGTVVLDTDRAHDALNDVLTCRGLPTLDTAAFRREFHLPMADMFRRLGVEDTASAEIDWNTSIAAAPTLARDGAAALHRLRADGMRLGVVSAASEAAVRSDMAALRLGGLWDSVDAPASDKLEVLRARRGAERAAYYVGDTVYDMRCAVAAGFIPLAVDRGYTDAAALVDAGARAVLSSFDELPEVIRDILTPQR